Proteins from a genomic interval of Uloborus diversus isolate 005 chromosome 4, Udiv.v.3.1, whole genome shotgun sequence:
- the LOC129219990 gene encoding teneurin-m-like — MALMSLVFVGYEYSSCPHIIWEVQTTQVSGHDMSISEIGGWNLDIHHRYNFHEGILQKGDGSNIYLKNKPRVLVTAMGDGHQRPMHCHQCDGVAKRQRLLAPVALAAAPDGSLYVGDFNLIRRISLDGHVTTVVELSAAQVAYRYHLAVGPADSKLYISDPEKHQIFRAIEYVNIPDIKNNIEAVVGSGGKCLPGDKMLCGDGRKARDAKLAYPKGIAVSAYGEIYIADGTNIRMVDRSGVIHTIIGDHYHKSHWKPFPCGRTVALSQVHLRWPTELAINPLDNSLHILDDHIVLRLTPDKRLKVIAGRPMQCPILPPSAEKSDIATESYLESPQSISFSPSGELYIAESDSQLINRVRVVSSEGRIVTYAGAESKCSCLDINCKCFDEDHYLAAKSQLSTISSIAITPDGCLHVCDQGNLRIRSVVTSLPKANDLGEFHIYSSETQEIYIFNRHGQHTSTKNILTGKTVYLFSYNVNTSLGKLSTVTDEAGNKIYILRDYSNQVNTIENTQGGKCQLEMSRMQMLQGFTTPDNFKTAFEYQGSTGLLKSKLDSARKAFVYNYDNYGRLIHAVTPTGQVIKLLYNLSVKGASVTVTQNDKEVLSLLIRGYDVTKTTGLMQQRITQFPDGSLNLALDDSKIIEMETVPSPVITDQNEVLGEIFPVPAKMKATLSDDVIQRFEWKYYLRREGKGKNRQITQVGRKMKVNGEILVAVEFDREQYSEIVYDKNQIPLVTVHYDELGRPVQWQPSQNITPVQLKYDKFGRLEKWERGALSERYSFDNNGRLADIRFSDSSGIMYKYDDAPAALPTEVILPSGSRYLLQYDSVGSLQNVIMPNGQKHEIAIQISFGFYKQLYLSPGIRYPYVIQKNEVGQILVKHLPKNKGRVVYKYDQGGLLATQICGPERTDFAYYEQKSLMKSVVKVASGLELKIDYRYHGSLLKEERHRFSSRSGMDGAKFKYVYEGRLSSAVVEINGKSTSEIKYRYNTETGILEQIQHFIIHRPKINSIFIQDEMRQYSKTIGLDAYSRIVVLAVTLWNKEIYSLNLAYDNRNRVKQSRIKIGRDGMNNVCNYTYTLDGFLEEVSGTDRWRYSYDINGNLNSIFDGQHQLSLRYDDGDHLTGYGDSVSYSVDARGFIVQRGEERFIFNADGQLTHAFQLHQYEAFYYYDHMNRLIARKDHRGNVTQFFYSDPLHQNRVTHLHYPKDEVTFIYIYDSSGHLMFIQQEGVKYYIASDHLGTPVALFNAEGTIIKEMSRTPFGRILSDSNPDFYLPVDFQSGIRDPLTNLIHYGSRVYDPLGAQWLVPDLDSVQLLLKAPYNLHLHRFHNNDPINVFTENDHLTDLEDWLSVVGFDTSNILFSHCPDETCRKFTYLDECPPAISGIGCAVNSISTEFHRFSTVPKTEVKINNYFPLTISPRLTTIQSVLGDGVLLSNNHGKALVNTVSDGILRDVVVTVFNETNMLNLCFTRNGQDSFYFVQEDASKAQRNWDQLQRLGTMFNITMHNVDPSEGSSGQVDIKLQSPSMILNIRYGSTVEDEYRRLIRVGKRRAIDEAWQIEKELAVSGHKGMYEWSKLEKEELISSGSIAKFHGAYIYDVGQFPELVDDPSNIIFKKESSRKRRNRPRKPK, encoded by the exons TGCTGCACAAGTTGCATACAGATATCATTTGGCTGTTGGACCCGCTGACAGCAAGCTGTATATTTCAGATCCAGAGAAGCATCAAATTTTTCGAGCTATTGAATATGTCAATATACCTGACATTAAGAACAACATTGAAGCTGTCGTTGGCAGTGGTGGAAAATGTCTTCCTGGGGACAAAATGCTTTGTGGAGATGGTCGAAAAGCAAGGGATGCAAAATTAGCCTATCCTAAAG ggATTGCCGTGTCTGCTTATGGGGAGATATATATTGCCGACGGAACAAACATAAGAATGGTTGACAGAAGTGGTGTAATTCATACAATTATTGGAGATCATTATCATAAAAGCCATTGGAAACCGTTTCCTTGTGGAAGAACTGTAGCTTTGTCTCAA GTTCACCTTAGATGGCCTACAGAGCTTGCAATAAACCCTCTTGATAATTCATTGCACATTTTGGATGACCATATAGTTCTCCGATTGACTCCAGACAAGCGTCTGAAAGTGATTGCTGGGAGACCCATGCAGTGTCCAATCCTACCTCCATCTGCAGAAAAGTCTGATATTGCAACTGAGAGCTACTTGGAATCTCCACAAAGCATTTCATTTTCACCTAGTGGTGAATTGTATATTGCTGAGAGTGATTCGCAGTTGATCAATAGAGTAAGAGTTGTCAGCAGCGAAGGAAGAATCGTAACTTACGCAGGCGCTGAATCAAAATGCAGTTGTTTAGATATCAACTGCAAATGTTTCGATGAAGATCATTATTTAGCTGCCAAATCTCAACTCAGTACTATTTCTTCAATTGCTATAACACCAGATGGCTGTTTGCATGTTTGTGATCAGGGCAATCTGAGAATACGATCTGTTGTAACCTCCTTGCCAAAGGCAAATGACCTGGGAGAATTCCATATATATTCATCAGAAACTCAAGAAATCTATATATTCAATCGCCATGGGCAACACACTTCAACGAAAAATATCCTTACAGGGAAAACGGtttatttgttttcttataaTGTGAATACAAGTTTGGGAAAATTAAGCACTGTTACTGATGAGGCTGGTAACAAAATTTATATTCTCAGAGACTACAGCAATCAAGTGAATACAATAGAAAACACACAAGGTGGGAAGTGCCAGCTGGAAATGTCAAGAATGCAAATGCTCCAGGGTTTTACCACTCCGGATAATTTCAAAACAGCTTTTGAGTATCAAGGCAGCACCGGTTTGCTAAAGAGTAAATTGGACAGTGCAAGAAAAGCTTTTGTTTACAATTATGACAATTATGGGCGCCTAATCCATGCTGTCACTCCCACTGGGCAAGTAATTAAGCTTCTCTATAACTTGAGTGTTAAAGGAGCATCAGTAACTGTTACTCAAAATGATAAGGAAGTTTTATCATTGCTCATTAGAGGATATGATGTTACGAAAACGACAG GTCTTATGCAACAAAGGATAACACAATTCCCAGATGGTAGTCTCAATCTGGCTTTAGATGATTCAAAAATCATAGAAATGGAAACTGTCCCCAGCCCTGTCATAACTGATCAGAATGAAGTATTGGGAGAAATATTTCCTGTGCCTGCTAAAATGAAAGCCACCTTGAGTGATGATGTCATTCAAAGATTTGAATGGAAGTACTATCTTCGAAGAGAGGGAAAAGGGAAAAATCGTCAAATTACCCAAGTTGGAAGGAAAATGAAG GTGAACGGCGAGATCTTGGTTGCAGTCGAATTCGATAGAGAACAATACAGCGAGATTGTATACGATAAAAATCAAATTCCTCTTGTGACAGTGCACTATGATGAACTTGGGAGACCTGTTCAATGGCAGCCTAGCCAGAATATCACTCCAGTTCAGTTGAAGTATGACAAGTTCGGTCGCCTGGAAAAATGGGAGAGGGGTGCACTTTCAGAGCGCTACTCTTTCGATAACAATGGAAGGTTGGCGGACATCCGCTTCTCAGACAGCAGTGGAATCATGTACAAATATGATGATGCTCCTGCAGCACTG CCAACTGAAGTTATCTTGCCTAGTGGTAGCAGATACCTTCTTCAGTACGACTCTGTTGGAAGTCTTCAAAACGTGATCATGCCAAATGGACAAAAGCATGAAATAGCTATTCAGATTTCCTTTGGATTTTACAAGCAGCTATACTTGTCTCCTGGTATAAGGTATCCCTATGTCATACAAAAGAACGAAGTGGGTCAAATATTAGTCAAGCACTTGCCAAAGAACAAAGGTCGTGTTGTATATAAATATGACCAAGGTGGATTGCTTGCCACCCAGATATGTGGTCCAGAGCGCACTGATTTCGCTTATTACGAGCAAAAATCCCTGATGAAGTCTGTTGTAAAAGTTGCATCTGGATTAGAATTGAAAATAGACTACCGATACCATGGCTCTCTGCTGAAGGAAGAAAGACATCGTTTCAGCAGCAGAAGTGGCATGGATGGGGccaaatttaaatatgtttatgaAGGGCGTTTGTCTTCAGCTGTTGTCGAAATTAATGGAAAGAGTACGTCAGAAATCAAGTATCGGTACAACACAGAAACAGGCATCCTGGAACAAATACAGCACTTCATTATCCATAGACCAAAAATAAACAGCATATTTATCCAAGATGAAATGAGACAATATTCCAAAACTATTGGGTTAGATGCTTATAGCAGGATTGTTGTTTTAGCTGTGACTTTGTGGAACAAAGAAATATACTCCCTGAACTTGGCTTATGATAACAGAAATCGAGTGAAACAGTCGAGAATAAAAATTGGGAGGGATGGAATGAATAATGTTTGTAATTATACTTATACATTAGATGGGTTCTTAGAAGAAGTCTCTGGTACAGATAGATGGAGATATTCCTATGATATCAATGGGAATCTAAACAGCATCTTCGATGGCCAGCATCAACTGTCATTGAGATATGATGATGGTGATCATTTAACAGGTTATGGTGATTCTGTATCCTACAGTGTTGATGCACGTGGTTTTATAGTTCAAAGAGGTGAAGAAAGATTCATATTCAATGCTGATGGTCAGTTAACTCATGCCTTTCAGCTTCACCAATATGAGGCATTCTATTACTATGACCACATGAATAGGCTCATCGCACGAAAAGATCATCGTGGCAACGTCACGCAGTTCTTTTACTCGGATCCTTTGCATCAGAATCGAGTGACACACCTTCATTATCCAAAGGATGAGGTTACTTTTATTTACATATATGACAGCAGTGGCCACCTGATGTTCATTCAACAAGAAGGTGTGAAATATTACATAGCCAGTGATCATTTGGGAACACCAGTTGCACTTTTCAATGCTGAAGGAACCATTATCAAAGAAATGAGCCGAACACCATTTGGTAGAATATTATCTGACAGCAATCCAGATTTTTATTTGCCAGTTGACTTCCAAAGTGGAATCAGAGATCCTTTGACTAATCTAATACATTATGGATCTAGAGTATATGATCCTTTAGGAGCTCAGTGGCTTGTTCCTGATCTGGATTCAGTGCAGCTTCTTTTAAAAGCTCCATACAACTTGCATCTGCACAGATTTCACAACAATGATCCCATCAATGTTTTTACAGAGAATGATCATCTAACTG ATTTAGAAGATTGGTTGTCCGTAGTTGGTTTTGATACAAGTAATATTTTGTTCTCCCACTGTCCTGATGAAACATGTAGAAAATTTACATATTTAGATGAATGCCCTCCTGCAATATCAGGAATTGGATGTGCTGTAAATTCTATATCAACGGAGTTTCACAGGTTTTCGACAGTTCCTAAAACAGAAgtaaaaatcaataactattttcCTCTTACCATCAGCCCTCGGCTCACCACTATACAGTCTGTTCTTGGTGATGGTGTTTTACTTTCAAATAACCATGGAAAGGCTCTTGTAAATACGGTGTCTGATGGAATTTTAAGAGACGTTGTTGTTACTGTTTTTAATGAAACCAATATGCTTAATTTGTGCTTTACTCGAAATGGCCAAGATTCTTTCTATTTCGTTCAAGAAGATGCGAGCAAAGCTCAAAGGAACTGGGATCAGTTGCAAAGACTTGGTACTATGTTTAATATTACGATGCATAATGTTGATCCCAGTGAGGGAAGCAGCGGGCAAGTGGACATTAAACTACAAAGTCCAAGTATGATTCTGAACATAAGGTATGGTTCCACAGTGGAGGATGAGTACAGGCGCTTGATTCGCGTTGGCAAGCGCAGAGCAATTGACGAAGCTTGGCAGATTGAGAAAGAACTTGCTGTTAGTGGACATAAAGGAATGTACGAGTGGTCAAAGCTTGAAAAAGAAGAGCTTATCTCAAGTGGCAGTATTGCTAAGTTTCACGGTGCGTACATTTACGACGTAGGACAATTCCCTGAACTAGTTGATGATCCAAGcaatattattttcaagaaagAGAGTTcgagaaaaagaagaaacaggCCTCGGAAACCAAAATAA